The Dasypus novemcinctus isolate mDasNov1 chromosome 12, mDasNov1.1.hap2, whole genome shotgun sequence genome includes a window with the following:
- the PUS7L gene encoding pseudouridylate synthase PUS7L isoform X2, translating to MEEDTDYRIRFSSLRYINDHVGFRGTLKSSPSDFVVIEIDEQGQLVNKATNEPVYKSSEILPEPNHLAKKRKLDLQNFTFEDGSNQDLNTFTTCSKGDQNHQSGAENEEAINEGPSKCEEEKADVLGSLLDKETNELLNQFAHEIKEELNSGNKLIRPSSSEFSLGRILDKNQRAILHSAIRQKFPFLITVGKNSEIVVKPNLEYKELCHLVSEEEACEFLKYLDAKQENSKFTFKPDNNKDHRKAVHHFVNKKFGNLVETKSFSEPNYNIGNPNVAITVRFREKAHKPRKRSLECQERKVIYTAFTLQKENLEMYEAVGFLAIKLGVIPSDFSYAGLKDKKAITYQKMVIRKVTPERLKSIEKEIEKKRMNVFNIRSVDDSLRLGQLKGNHFDIVVRNLQKQINDSANLKERILEAIENVKDKGFVNYYGPQRFGKGRKVHTDQIGLALLKSEMVRAVKLFLTPEDLDDPVNRAKKYFLQTEDAKVTLSMMPEFKVREKALLESLHRFGMTEEGCVQAWFSFPHSMRIFYIHAYSSKIWNEAVSYRLATYGSRVVEGDLVCLDEDIVDEHFPNSKVHLVTKEEESANTYAIHQVVLPVLGYNIQYPKNKVGQWYHEILSRDELQTCRFKVPALKLNVPGCYRQILKYPHNLSYQLMEEHDVDGKTEGSLVSEALSLLISFDLDTSCYATVCLREIMKHDV from the exons ATGGAAGAAGATACAGATTATAGAATTAGGTTTAGTTCTTTGCGTTACATTAATGATCATGTTGGATTTCGTGGCACTCTAAAAAGCTCACCAAGTGACTTTGTGGTTATTGAGATTGATGAACAGGGACAGTTAGTTAATAAGGCCACCAATGAACCTGTTTATAAGAGTAGTGAAATACTACCTGAGCCAAATCATcttgccaaaaaaagaaaattagatctTCAAAATTTTACCTTTGAAGATGGAAGTAACCAAGACCTTAATACTTTTACTACATGCTCCAAAGGTGATCAGAATCATCAGTCTGGTGCAGAAAATGAAGAGGCTATCAATGAAGGACCTTCCAAATGTGAAGAAGAAAAAGCTGATGTATTAGGCTCTTTGTTAGATAAAGAAACTAATGAATTATTGAATCAGTTTGCCCATGAAATAAAAGAGGAATTGAATTCTGGAAATAAACTAATTAGACCATCATCTTCTGAATTCTCCTTAGGCAGAATCCTTGACAAAAACCAGAGGGCCATTTTACATAGTGCTATTAGGCAGAAATTTCCGTTCTTAATAACGGTAGGAAAAAATAGTGAAATTGTTGTAAAACCAAATCTTGAATATAAAGAACTCTGTCACTTGGTATCTGAAGAAGAAgcatgtgaatttttaaaatatttagatgcAAAGCAAGAAAATTCCAAATTTACCTTTAAACCTGATAACAACAAAGACCACAGAAAAGCTGTCCACCATTTTGTCAACAAAAAGTTTGGAAACCTTGTAGAAACCAAATCCTTTTCTGAACCGAATTACAATATTGGTAATCCAAATGTAGCGATAACAGTAAGATTTAGGGAAAAAGCACATAAGCCCAGGAAAAGGTCTCTTGAATGCCAGGAAAGAAAAGTTATATATACAG CTTTTACCCTACAAAAGGAAAATCTGGAAATGTATGAAGCAGTTGGGTTTTTAGCTATCAAACTTGGTGTAATTCCTTCGGATTTTAGTTATGCAGGCCTTAAAGACAAGAAAGCCATCACCTATCAAAAAATGGTCATTAGGAAAGTGACTCCAGAGAG GTTGAAAAGTATTGAAAAagagattgaaaagaaaagaatgaatgtgtTTAATATTCGTTCTGTAGATGATTCCCTTAGACTCGGTCAGCTCAAAGGAAATCACTTTGATATTGTTGTCAGGAatttacaaaagcaaataaatgattCTGCAAACCTAAAAGAGAGGATTCTGGAGGCAATAGAAAATGTTAAG gATAAAGGCTTTGTGAATTACTATGGACCACAAAGAtttgggaagggaaggaaagttCACACAGATCAAATTGGATTGGCTTTGCTGAAAAGTGAAAtg GTGAGGGCTGTAAAATTATTCCTTACACCAGAAGATTTGGATGATCCTGTAAATAGAGCAAAGAAATATTTCCTTCAAACTG AGGATGCTAAAGTCACACTTTCAATGATGCCTGAATTCAAAGTTCGAGAAAAAGCCTTGTTGGAGTCATTGCATCGCTTTGGCATGACAGAGGAAGGTTGTGTCCAGGCGTGGTTCTCTTTTCCCCATTCTATGCGCATATTCTACATTCATGCATATAGCAGCAAAATTTGGAATGAGGCAGTGTCTTACAGACTTGCAACCTATGGGTCAAGGGTAGTGGAGGGTGATTTGGTCTGTCTGGATGAAGATATTGTTGATGAGCATTTCCCAAATAGTAAA gttcatCTAGTAACTAAAGAAGAGGAATCAGCTAATACATATGCAATACATCAG GTGGTTCTTCCAGTACTTGGATACAATATTCAGTACCCAAAGAACAAAGTCGGGCAGTGGTACCATGAAATACTTAGCAGAGATGAACTACAGACATGTAGGTTTAAAGTGCCTGCTCTGAAACTGAATGTTCCAGGATGCTACAGACAGATTTTGAAATATCCCCATAATCTCTCATACCAACTAATGGAAGAACATGATGTTGATGGCAAGACGGAAGGTTCCCTTGTTAGTGAAGCTTTATCTCTTTTGATCTCTTTTGATCTTGATACTTCATGTTATGCCACAGTTTGTCTGAGGGAAATAATGAAGCATGATGTTTAA
- the PUS7L gene encoding pseudouridylate synthase PUS7L isoform X1 yields the protein MRRLLRRAAPSREARHYHLRMEEDTDYRIRFSSLRYINDHVGFRGTLKSSPSDFVVIEIDEQGQLVNKATNEPVYKSSEILPEPNHLAKKRKLDLQNFTFEDGSNQDLNTFTTCSKGDQNHQSGAENEEAINEGPSKCEEEKADVLGSLLDKETNELLNQFAHEIKEELNSGNKLIRPSSSEFSLGRILDKNQRAILHSAIRQKFPFLITVGKNSEIVVKPNLEYKELCHLVSEEEACEFLKYLDAKQENSKFTFKPDNNKDHRKAVHHFVNKKFGNLVETKSFSEPNYNIGNPNVAITVRFREKAHKPRKRSLECQERKVIYTAFTLQKENLEMYEAVGFLAIKLGVIPSDFSYAGLKDKKAITYQKMVIRKVTPERLKSIEKEIEKKRMNVFNIRSVDDSLRLGQLKGNHFDIVVRNLQKQINDSANLKERILEAIENVKDKGFVNYYGPQRFGKGRKVHTDQIGLALLKSEMVRAVKLFLTPEDLDDPVNRAKKYFLQTEDAKVTLSMMPEFKVREKALLESLHRFGMTEEGCVQAWFSFPHSMRIFYIHAYSSKIWNEAVSYRLATYGSRVVEGDLVCLDEDIVDEHFPNSKVHLVTKEEESANTYAIHQVVLPVLGYNIQYPKNKVGQWYHEILSRDELQTCRFKVPALKLNVPGCYRQILKYPHNLSYQLMEEHDVDGKTEGSLVSEALSLLISFDLDTSCYATVCLREIMKHDV from the exons ATGCGCAGACTGTTGCGCCGAGCCGCGCCTTCCAGGGAGGCGAG aCATTATCATTTAAGAATGGAAGAAGATACAGATTATAGAATTAGGTTTAGTTCTTTGCGTTACATTAATGATCATGTTGGATTTCGTGGCACTCTAAAAAGCTCACCAAGTGACTTTGTGGTTATTGAGATTGATGAACAGGGACAGTTAGTTAATAAGGCCACCAATGAACCTGTTTATAAGAGTAGTGAAATACTACCTGAGCCAAATCATcttgccaaaaaaagaaaattagatctTCAAAATTTTACCTTTGAAGATGGAAGTAACCAAGACCTTAATACTTTTACTACATGCTCCAAAGGTGATCAGAATCATCAGTCTGGTGCAGAAAATGAAGAGGCTATCAATGAAGGACCTTCCAAATGTGAAGAAGAAAAAGCTGATGTATTAGGCTCTTTGTTAGATAAAGAAACTAATGAATTATTGAATCAGTTTGCCCATGAAATAAAAGAGGAATTGAATTCTGGAAATAAACTAATTAGACCATCATCTTCTGAATTCTCCTTAGGCAGAATCCTTGACAAAAACCAGAGGGCCATTTTACATAGTGCTATTAGGCAGAAATTTCCGTTCTTAATAACGGTAGGAAAAAATAGTGAAATTGTTGTAAAACCAAATCTTGAATATAAAGAACTCTGTCACTTGGTATCTGAAGAAGAAgcatgtgaatttttaaaatatttagatgcAAAGCAAGAAAATTCCAAATTTACCTTTAAACCTGATAACAACAAAGACCACAGAAAAGCTGTCCACCATTTTGTCAACAAAAAGTTTGGAAACCTTGTAGAAACCAAATCCTTTTCTGAACCGAATTACAATATTGGTAATCCAAATGTAGCGATAACAGTAAGATTTAGGGAAAAAGCACATAAGCCCAGGAAAAGGTCTCTTGAATGCCAGGAAAGAAAAGTTATATATACAG CTTTTACCCTACAAAAGGAAAATCTGGAAATGTATGAAGCAGTTGGGTTTTTAGCTATCAAACTTGGTGTAATTCCTTCGGATTTTAGTTATGCAGGCCTTAAAGACAAGAAAGCCATCACCTATCAAAAAATGGTCATTAGGAAAGTGACTCCAGAGAG GTTGAAAAGTATTGAAAAagagattgaaaagaaaagaatgaatgtgtTTAATATTCGTTCTGTAGATGATTCCCTTAGACTCGGTCAGCTCAAAGGAAATCACTTTGATATTGTTGTCAGGAatttacaaaagcaaataaatgattCTGCAAACCTAAAAGAGAGGATTCTGGAGGCAATAGAAAATGTTAAG gATAAAGGCTTTGTGAATTACTATGGACCACAAAGAtttgggaagggaaggaaagttCACACAGATCAAATTGGATTGGCTTTGCTGAAAAGTGAAAtg GTGAGGGCTGTAAAATTATTCCTTACACCAGAAGATTTGGATGATCCTGTAAATAGAGCAAAGAAATATTTCCTTCAAACTG AGGATGCTAAAGTCACACTTTCAATGATGCCTGAATTCAAAGTTCGAGAAAAAGCCTTGTTGGAGTCATTGCATCGCTTTGGCATGACAGAGGAAGGTTGTGTCCAGGCGTGGTTCTCTTTTCCCCATTCTATGCGCATATTCTACATTCATGCATATAGCAGCAAAATTTGGAATGAGGCAGTGTCTTACAGACTTGCAACCTATGGGTCAAGGGTAGTGGAGGGTGATTTGGTCTGTCTGGATGAAGATATTGTTGATGAGCATTTCCCAAATAGTAAA gttcatCTAGTAACTAAAGAAGAGGAATCAGCTAATACATATGCAATACATCAG GTGGTTCTTCCAGTACTTGGATACAATATTCAGTACCCAAAGAACAAAGTCGGGCAGTGGTACCATGAAATACTTAGCAGAGATGAACTACAGACATGTAGGTTTAAAGTGCCTGCTCTGAAACTGAATGTTCCAGGATGCTACAGACAGATTTTGAAATATCCCCATAATCTCTCATACCAACTAATGGAAGAACATGATGTTGATGGCAAGACGGAAGGTTCCCTTGTTAGTGAAGCTTTATCTCTTTTGATCTCTTTTGATCTTGATACTTCATGTTATGCCACAGTTTGTCTGAGGGAAATAATGAAGCATGATGTTTAA